Sequence from the Maribacter algicola genome:
CTCGATTAGGTTCTGGAAGTGCCTGCAGAAGCATTGAGGGACCTCTTGTTTCTTGGGGAATACATGATGAAATTCCAAATAGTACCAATTTATATGGTGTTTCCTATGATTTTGAAGTACATCCTGTTTTTAAAAACTATCATGATACCATTCTTCTAGTGGACAAAGGACAAAAGCAGGTTAGTAGTACCGTAGGTCATGATTTGGTCAAGGGACATCCATTTGCAGAGCAACGTTTTCAGCAGGCCCATAGAAATCTTAGCAGCTTAAAGCCGATCTTAAAATCGGGCAACTTGGAAGAATTTATAAAGATTGTGGAAAGTGAGGCCTTGACTTTGCACGCCATCATGATGACCGGAGACCCCTACTTTGTTTTAATGAAGCCCAACACTCTGGAAATAATAAATAAAATATGGGCATTTAGGGAGGCATCCGGTACACATGTATGCTTTACCTTGGACGCAGGTGCTAACGTGCATGTGCTTTACCCGGAAAAAGAAAAAAAAGAAGTGTATCAATTTATTGTGAATGAGTTAGTTGCATACTGTGAAAACCAGCAGTATATTTGCGATCGAATTGGTTTAGGTGCCACAAGACTAAAGGTTTAGGTAGATACTTTTATTGTTTTAAATGCGTTAGCTGAATAGGTTTTTTGGCGATAGACCTTTTTTTTGAGCAAAAAGATTAAAAATTGCGCTATAGTTATCTATATTTATAGGTGTTTAAGCCATATCGGTTTTATTTAAACAAATGAAAGGACCACTATTTTATTCAAAAATTCTTCTTTTTGGGGAGTATGGAATCATCAAGGATTCCAAAGGGCTTTCCATTCCCTATAATTTTTTTAAGGGGGCTTTGAAAACCAGTAGCGACTCGGAAAAGGCGAAAAAGTCCAACCAAGCTTTACGTGAATTTGCATCGTACCTAAAGGAATTGGCTATTACAGAGCCGGAACTGGTTGCCTTTGATTTCATCGCAATGGATGCAGATATTGAGGAAGGAATGTATTTTGATAGTTCCATTCCACAAGGGTATGGAGTAGGTAGTAGTGGAGCATTGGTCGCGGCCATTTATGATAAATATGCCAAGGACAAGATAACGGTACTAGAAAACTTGACCAGGGAAAAACTCCTTTCCTTGAAAGCCATTTTTGGTAAAATGGAATCATTTTTCCACGGTAAATCTTCTGGATTAGATCCTTTGAACAGTTATTTAAGCCTGCCTATTCTGATTAATTCACAAGACAACATTGAATCCACCAGCATACCATCCCAAAATTTGGAAGGTAAGGGAGCCGTATTTTTATTGGATAGCGGATCCATCGGTGAAACGGCCCCTATGGTTCAAATCTTTATGGAACAAATGAAGAATGAAGGCTTTAGGAATATGCTTAAAGACCAATTTATTAAGCATACTGATGCTTGTGTGGAGGATTTTGTGAACGGCAACGTTAAATCCCTTTTTGGAAACTTGAAAAAGCTTTCCCACGTGGTATTGGATAATTTTAAGCCAATGATTCCTGCCAAATTTCATGATTTGTGGAAGCAAGGAATAGAAACGAACGACTATTACCTAAAACTTTGCGGTTCTGGTGGTGGCGGATACTTTCTTGGATTTACCGAAGATCTTGAAAAAGCGAAGAAGGCCCTAAAAGACTACAAATTGGAAGTGGTCTACAATTTCTAGTATATACCCAACATATTCATGCTTAGTAGAAAAAACAAACTCCTGCTATTAAAGGTATTGAGTCTGTTTTCAGTGGTACGTGGGTACAATTTATTAATGATCGTATTGGCCCAATATTTGGCATCCATCTATATTCTTTCACCCAATCTACCGGTAAGGCAAGTTGTTTTTGATGTCAATCTTTTTGTAATCGTTGTTGCTTCCGTTCTGGTGATAGCTGCAGGCTACATTATCAATAATTTTTACGATGCTGAAAAGGATCTGATCAACAAACCTAGGAAGACCATGCTGGATAGGTTGGTGAGCCAGCATTTCAAATTGTCTTCGTACTTCGTGTTGAACTTTTTGGCCGTTTTTGCAGCAAGTTATGTTTCTTTTCGGGCAGTACTTTTCTTCTCGGCCTATATCTTTGGTATCTGGTTCTACTCCCATAAGCTGAAGAAAATACCCTTTGTTGGGAACTTTGTTTCCGCTACTTTGGCTATTACACCTTTTTTTGCCGTTTTCGTGTATTACAAAAACTTTGAAACCGTAATATTTGTTCATGCGATGTTTCTGTTTTTGTTGATTTTGGCCAGGGAATTGATAAAGGATTTGGAAAATATTTCTGGCGATGTGGCACAAAATTACAGGACGATACCCATTATTTACGGGGTGGGTGTTTCCAAATCGTTCATTGGAATTTTGATGTTGATGACCTTGGTACCTGCCCTATTATTGATTTTTAAGTTTGATGTTGGTTACATGAACTATTATTTTACAGGTTGCATCCTTCTTTTTATTGTCTTTTTGGTCATTCTTTTTAAATCTAGTACAAGGAAGCATTTTTTATGGCTTCATAATATTCTCAAACTGGTCATTGTAGTGGGTGTTTTCAGTATTTTATTGATAGATGTTGATTTGGTCCTAAATCGAATTCTTTAGTCACTACTTTCAGAATTTTCACCCCATGTATC
This genomic interval carries:
- a CDS encoding diphosphomevalonate/mevalonate 3,5-bisphosphate decarboxylase family protein, with product MTEKDFIPSKPIDLFEEGKVAYKSPSNIALVKYWGKREGQVPANPSISFTLSACATTTKINFKRLDSPNPEFSFEFFFEGNPKPSFIPKIETFFKRIEAYVPFLKDYHFIIESSNSFPHSSGIASSASGMSALALCLVEIERILQPGMDDGFFCKKASFLARLGSGSACRSIEGPLVSWGIHDEIPNSTNLYGVSYDFEVHPVFKNYHDTILLVDKGQKQVSSTVGHDLVKGHPFAEQRFQQAHRNLSSLKPILKSGNLEEFIKIVESEALTLHAIMMTGDPYFVLMKPNTLEIINKIWAFREASGTHVCFTLDAGANVHVLYPEKEKKEVYQFIVNELVAYCENQQYICDRIGLGATRLKV
- a CDS encoding mevalonate kinase family protein, with translation MKGPLFYSKILLFGEYGIIKDSKGLSIPYNFFKGALKTSSDSEKAKKSNQALREFASYLKELAITEPELVAFDFIAMDADIEEGMYFDSSIPQGYGVGSSGALVAAIYDKYAKDKITVLENLTREKLLSLKAIFGKMESFFHGKSSGLDPLNSYLSLPILINSQDNIESTSIPSQNLEGKGAVFLLDSGSIGETAPMVQIFMEQMKNEGFRNMLKDQFIKHTDACVEDFVNGNVKSLFGNLKKLSHVVLDNFKPMIPAKFHDLWKQGIETNDYYLKLCGSGGGGYFLGFTEDLEKAKKALKDYKLEVVYNF
- a CDS encoding geranylgeranylglycerol-phosphate geranylgeranyltransferase, encoding MLSRKNKLLLLKVLSLFSVVRGYNLLMIVLAQYLASIYILSPNLPVRQVVFDVNLFVIVVASVLVIAAGYIINNFYDAEKDLINKPRKTMLDRLVSQHFKLSSYFVLNFLAVFAASYVSFRAVLFFSAYIFGIWFYSHKLKKIPFVGNFVSATLAITPFFAVFVYYKNFETVIFVHAMFLFLLILARELIKDLENISGDVAQNYRTIPIIYGVGVSKSFIGILMLMTLVPALLLIFKFDVGYMNYYFTGCILLFIVFLVILFKSSTRKHFLWLHNILKLVIVVGVFSILLIDVDLVLNRIL